Within Raineyella sp. W15-4, the genomic segment TTCGATCCCGATGACCTGGACAGCGTCCCGATCCTGATCGGCGCGACCGCGGGCACCCCGCGGCACTCGCTGGTGCTGGACCACGCGCTGCGGCCGCTGTTCACCTACTTCCGGATGCGCGTGGTCCCCACCGGGGTCTTCGCCGCCACCGAGGACTTCGGCGCCGGTGCCGGCGGGGACCAGCTTGCCCGGCGGATCGGACGGGCGGCGGTGGAGCTGGCCGCGCTGATGGTCGCCACCCCGGATGCGGTGGAGGGCTTCGTCCCGACCGGGCGACCCGACCGCGGTGACGGGTTCAACGTCACGTCGATCACCCCGTTCACCCGGCTGCTGGCCGGCCACGACGGCGACTGAATCCGCTCAGCCGGATCGGCCAATGGCACGGCCGGTCCGGCGGCGACAGCCGGGCGGCGAAGTCGGGCGAGCGAGATGGCGGTTGACCGGCCAGCGGCACGGACGGTTCCGTTCGACCGGCCGATCCGTGTGAAATCGACCACAGACGAGGGGGCGGGGTTCCCACGAGAACCAGGTAAGGCTAGCCTTACCGTCATCGGCAACGGTGCCGATCCCCACCCCCTTCCAGAGGTAGCAGCATGTCTGAGATCACCCTCACCCTCTCCCGGCGTCGGGTCGACCGACCCGCCGTCATCGACGCCGGTGCCCCCTCCGGTCATACCGGCCCCGGCCACGCTCTGCGCGGCATGCAGGAGCTCCACGAGGGGGAACAGGCGGCCATCGTACGGGTCTGCGACGGCTCCGACGCCGCCTGCGCCCGGCGGTTGTTCGATCTGGGCTTCGCCCCGGGGGCGAGCGTGGTGAAGGTGCGCCGGGCCCCCTTCGGCGGCCCCGCCGTCTACCGGATCGCCGACTACGAGATCGCCCTGCGCCCGGAGCAGGCCCGGACCATCCTGGTCGGCACCGAGTCCTCCGAGCCGGTGCAGCCCGGAGCGTACGCCACCCGGTCCTTCGCCGCATGAGCCACGAGCACCACGGCGGCGGAGGCTCCGTCGCCGTCGCCGAGGGCACCCCGCGGATCGCCCTGGTGGGCAGCCCGAACTCCGGCAAGTCCACCCTGTTCAACGCGCTGAGCGGCCTGCACGCCAAGACCGGCAACTACCCCGGGGTCACCGTCACCCGGTACGAGGGCCTGACCCAGACCCCGGCCGGCCCGGTCATCGTGGAGGACCTGCCCGGGGCGTACAGCCTCGACCCGATCAGCCCCGACGAGCAGGTGGTCGACGAGGTCCTCGACCCGGACTGCGACCGGCCCACCTCTCCGGATGCGGTGCTCGCCACCGTCGATGCCACCACACTGCGTCGTTCGCTCGGGCTGATCGCCCAGGTGCTGACCATCGGCCTGCCGACCACGGTGGTCGTCACCTTCACCGACGAGCTGGCCCGCCGCCACGGCCGGCTCGACCTCGTCGCCCTGGAGCGGGCGCTCGGTGTCCCGGTGCGCGGTATCGCCGCCGGGGATCCCCGCGCGGTCGGCGAACTGCGCGAGCACCTCACCCACGCCCGTCACTGGCCACGGCCGGTGATCCCCCCGCCGACCGACCCCGACGAGGTGAGCGGCTGGATCTCCTCGGTGCTGGCGTCCGCCGGCTACCGGGTGCCGGACCTGGACACCCGGAGCCAGAAGATCGACGCCGTGCTGCTGCACCCGGTGTGGGGCACGATCGTCTTCTTCGTGACGATGTTCCTGTTCTTCCAGGTGATCTTCACCGTCGCCGCGCCACTGCAGGACCTGGTCCAGTCGTTCTTCGACTGGCTGGCCGGGCTGGTGCAGACGTACGTCCCGGACAGCTGGCTGACCGGGCTGCTGAGCCAGGGCATCATCGGCGGCGTCGGCTCGGTGCTGGTCTTCCTGCCGCAGATCGCCCTGCTGTTCATCGTCATCTCGCTGCTCGAGGGCACCGGCTACATGTCCCGGGCGGCGTTCCTGATGGACCGGGTGATGGCGCGGGCCGGGCTGGAGGGCCGGGCGTTCGTCGCCCTGTTGTCCTCGCTGGCATGCGCGATCCCGGGCATCATGGCGACCCGCTCGCTGCCGAGCGCGAAGGACCGGCTGGCGACCATGCTGTCCGCGCCGCTGATGACGTGCTCGGCCCGGCTGCCGGTGTACGTCATGCTGATCAGCCTGATGGTGCCGGCCGACGTACGGTTCGGGCCGATCGGGGCCCAGGGCGGGGTGATGTTCCTGCTCTATCTCGGCGGCGCGATCGCCTCGATGGGCACGGCCTGGTTCTTCAGCCGGGTCACCGGTCGGCGGCAGGGGCAGCTGCCGTTCTACATGGAGATGCCGCCCTACCGGTTGCCGCGGCTGGCCACCGTCTTCCACGCAGTGTGGGACGCCTGCGCGGCGTTCCTGCGCAAGATGACGACGATCATCCTCGGCGCCACCATCGTGCTGTGGCTGCTGCTCAACCTGCCGACGCCGTCAGCCGCACAACTGCAGCAGGCCGGCATCGACCCGGCCGACTCCGGTGCCGTCGCCACCTACACCTTGGACCATTCGGCCGCCGGCGCGATCGGCCACGCGATCGAACCGGTGTTCGAGCCGCTCGGCTTCGACTGGCGGATCAACATCGGCGTGATCTCCTCGCTGTCGGCCCGGGAGACGTTCGTCGCGACGATGGGTCAGGTCGCCGCCGCGTCGGATCCGGAGAATCCGGGGACCGCGCTGGAGACGATGACCGTCGACCACGGTCCGCGGGCCGGTGAGAAGCTCTTCACGCCGCCGGTGGTCGGGTCGCTGATGGTGTTCTTCATGTTCGCGCTGCAGTGCATCGCGACGATGGCGGTGATGCGCCGGGAGACCGGCACCTGGAAGTGGCCGCTGATCGCCTGGGTCTACATGTTCGGCCTGGCGTGGGTGATGTCGTTCCTGACCCACCTGGTGCTGGGCGCGGTGCTGTGAGCCCCTCCCCCGCCGCCCCGACTGTCGCCGTGCATCCCGAGGCCACTGCCGATCCGCGGACCATTCGCTGGGTCGTTCCCGCGGGAACGTTCGACTTCGTCGGCGCCCCACGGGTCGTCCCCGGGGCTCTGCAGGCGCTGCTCGACGACGGGTCGCTGAGCGCGATCGCGGTGGAGCCGGCCGCCGTGCTGACCACTGCGGGGGTCGGCAACCCACTGGCCGACCCCGCCGGGCCCGACCCCACCACTGACACCTCGGAGACGTGGCACACGCTCGGCGGCCCGGTGCGCCGGGCCCTGCTCGCAGCCCTGGCCGATCCCACCGACTGGCAGGCTGCGTCCTCCCTCGACGCCCTGCCCGGCGCGGTGCTGGCGGCGGCCGTCGAACAGATCATCGCCGGGGAGGTCGGGGCGTACGTACGCTCCCACGGCGGCAGCGCCCAGCTGGTGCGCGTCGAGGGCAGCGTGGCGACCATCGCCCTGGACGGCGCCTGCTCGGGCTGCCCCGCACGAGGAGCGACGCTGGGGTTGCGCTTCGGCCGGGCGGTCGAGGCACTGTGCCCCGGGGCCGAGGTCGTGCTCGAGGAGAACGGTGTGCCGCTGCTGTTGCGGTGGGGGCGACGGTAGCCGCGATCGCCTCGGCGTCCGGCGGGCTGGATTGCACGATCGGCCCGCCGCCGAGAGCAGGAGCACCTCACCCCACGCAGCCACGCCACCTCCGGCTCCTCCTGACGAGCGAGAACTCGGGAGGTCTGTTAGGATCTGACCCCTCAGGTCGAGGAGGTGGGTGGTGGAGGCAAGCCAACTGGGAGCGATCATTGCTGACCTGCGCCGCTTCGGAGCAGAAGTCACACAAGTCGAAGCCAAGCGCGCAACGGGGGGTGTCCCCAAGTCCCTGGCCGAGACTCTGGTGAGCTTTTCGAACAGCAACGGTGGAACGATTATCTTGGGCCTCGATGAAGCCTCCGGATTCCATTCCGTTGGTCTTGCAGATCCAGGAACCATTGCAACGGCGGTCGAGAGCCTCTGCAGAAACTCCATCACGCCACCCCTGACCCCTGTCCTCGACATCCTCTCGCTCGAGGGCGTGAGCCTCGTGGCCGTCCAAGTTCCAGAGCTTCTGAAGGCCCTCAAGCCTGCATACATAACTGCGAAAGGCATGAATCGCGGCGCATATGTGCGCGTCGGCGAAGGAGACCACCGTCTGACTGATCAGGAGGTACAGCAACTCGTCGCAGACCGGGGACAACCTCGATTCGACTGCGAGCCCGTGGATGGCGCAACCATGGACGATCTTGATCCTGAGAGCATCTCCGGATACGTGCGCAGGCTCCGCGAACGGAGCCCCAAGATTTTTGGCGATGCCGGAATTCCGGTCGTCTTGAGCATGACGGGAGTGCTGGAACCTCAGCCGGGCATCCGCCCCACCATCGGCGGCCTCTTGGCCTTGGGGCGATACCCCCAGCAGTTCTTTCCACAACTGAATCTCACTTTCGTCCACTACCCATCTACAGAAGGTCCGTCGGGCAGCGTCCGATTTCTTGACAACGTGACGATTGACGGCTCCATACCTCTGATGCTCACCGAGGCGATGGCCGCAATAGCTCGGAACATGACTCGCCGAGCCCTCGTCGCTGGAGCAGGACGAAAAGACCTCTGGGAGTACCCACTGGAAGCCTTACGAGAGGCCATCGCAAACGCCCTGGTGCACAGAGATCTCAGCCCCGGCTCCAGAGGTAACCAAGTCCAGATTGAGATGTTCCCCAACCACCTCAAGATCTCCAATTCCGGCGGCCTCTTCGGTGCCGTCACCTTGGAGGAACTAGGCACAGAGGGACGGTCATCCTCCAGAAACGCGACTCTCATGAAGGTCCTTGAGGACGTGACGATCCCCGACACAGACCAGCGAATATGCGAGAACCGCGGATCGGGAATCCGGGAGATCTTGGCCGCGTTGCGCGGAGCAGGAATGAGCCCGCCGAACTTCAGGGACCGCATAACATCTTTCGAAGTCGACTTTCCGAACCACACTCTGCTCGACGAGGAGACCCTCACCTGGTTGCGCCAGCTTGGACGTGAACAACTCCGTGAGAGTCAGGGCACAGCTCTCGCCATCATGCGCCGCGGCGAGATCATGGACAACACCCGCTACAGGGCCGCCACCGGAATTACCGACAGTCGCGTCGCCACATTCGAACTCCAAGATCTCGTGGCACGCGAGCTTGTGACACAATCTGGAACGCGAGGTGGAGCGAGATACTCTCTATCACCGTACGCGGAGGATGCCGGTAGGCCCGGCACCCGGAAACCACGGCCGAATCGGAGAGCCCAGATCAGCGAATACCTGTCACTGACAGGCGAGGCTTCAAAGACGGAGATCAGTAGCTCCTTGAACCTCAATCCGAAGACAGTGGAACACTGGCTCCGGCAGATGAAGGCCGAGGGATCAATCGAACCGACGTCCCCGGGACGCGGGAATCGATCCACGAAGTACCGCATATCATCACGAAACTATCAGGTGGAATTGCCGATCTCCTCATCGCGGCCTTGATTTATCTGCTGGTGAGGGCGTACGTTCCGCCATATCGGCGTGTTCCAGTATAATAGCTTGAACGCATTTTGAATTTGGAACGGCGAGGCGAGGCCGGCCGCGTGGCGCTGCCTACCTCGCCGTCCAGCCCGCGGCCTGGCCGATGAGACGTTTCGTCCTCCCGATGAACTTCGGTGCAGGAGGTCCTCACGGTCGACCTGCCGGACGGCGCCCTGGCGGGTTCGGAACTGGCAGCCTTTCGGCACGGCGCCTCCGTTCGCCCGCAACAGTCCTGATCCGCGGCCCCACCGACAGCCGTCAGGAGTCCATCGCCCGGGGACGCCTCCGACGCGAACGCCGACGGGACGATCGCCGTGCGCCCGGCCTTCTGGACCGCGGAGCTGGTCAGCGGTGCCACCACGACTCAGCCGTTCATGGTGCGCTGCTGGAGGGCGACCCCCGACTGACCGCGATCGCCCGCGACAAGGAGATGTCCCAGAGCGACTGGACCTGACCGGGCGCGACGACATCCCACCTGGCCCGGAGCGACACAGCGTGTGCTCCGGGCCAGGCTTCCTGACTACCTCACCGTGACGGAGACGTCGTCATCGGGGTTCTCGAAGAACTCGTCATCGCCGTAGCCCTCTTTCTCGGGATCTCCGTGGAGACCGCCGGTGATGGCGTACTCCTCTTCGGGTGAGAGCACCAGCTGCTTGCGCCCGAACACCGCGAAGAGCACCAGTGCGGCGACGTACACCACGACGACGGTGTAGATGGCCGCGGTGTAGGCCGGGTTGAGCAGGACACCGACGAAGATCGCCAGGGCGATCACTCCGGCGACGACCGCCCCGGCGATGCCGAACGGGCTGGTGTGGGGACGCAGGGCATCCGGGAACCGTCGGCGCAGGATCACGAACGACGCCATCTGCAGCAGGTAGGACAGCACCGCGCCCCACACGGCGATGTTCAGGACGACCGAGCCGGCCTGCTCACTGCCGTACCCCACGACGAACAGCGACACGAAGCCGATCAGCGCGCCCACGATCAGGGCGAGATAGGGGGTCTGGCGCTCACCGGTCAGGGAGAGGAACTTCGGGTAGTAGCCGGCCCGCGACAGCGAGTACATGTTGCGGCCGTAGGCGAACATGATGCCCTGCACCGAGGCGAGCAGGCCGATCAGGGCGAAGGCCGACAGGATCGCCGCGACGTTGCCCGGCATGATCGCCCGGAAGCCGTCCAGCAGGGGCTCCAGCGACGAGCCGGTGGCGGAGGAGCCGAGCACCGCCGGGTTGAGGAAGAGCACGATCGCGCCGGTGATGACGAGGGTCAGCATGCCGCCGCGACCGGCGCGCGGGATGTCGCGCTGCGGATCGTGCGCCTCCTCGGCGGCCAGCGGCAGCTCCTCGATACCGAGGAACAGCCACATCGCGAAGGGCATGGCGAAGAAGACGGCCCCGACGCCGAACGGCAGGAAGACCGAACCACCGGCCTGCGGCGTGATGTCCCACAGGGTCGAGAAGTCGGCCTTGCCGGAGAACACGGCCATCGCGGCGTAGACGACCAGGATCGCGACGGACATGATCGCCACCACGACGGCGAAGCGGAAGGACGCGCTCGCGCCCGCTGCATTGAGCAGGACGAAAACGACGTAGAGGACCAGCCACCACACCCAGGACAGGCCCATGCCGATCAGGCTGAAACCGCCGGTCAGCTCCGCCATGATGGCGTCCGCGTACTGGGCGGAGAAGAAGATGACCACGCCCGTCGTCATCACGTACTCGATGGTCTCCGCCAGACCGGTGACGAAACCGCCCCACGGTCCCATCGCGGCCCGGGCGAAGGAGTAGGCGCCACCGGTGTGCGGCATGGCCGAGGCCATCTCGCTGATCGACTCGATCATCATCACGTACATGACGACGATCACCACGGTCGCGATCGCGAAGCCACCCCACCCGGCCGTGGCGATGCCGCCGTTCCACCCGGAGAAGTTGCCGGAGATCACGGCGGCGACACCGATTCCCCACAGTCCCGCAAGTCCCGCGGTGCGCTGGAGTCGGCGCTTGTCGAAGTAGTCGGCGTCTGCCTTCTGATAGGTGACGCCCGAAACCGCGCGGGTCCCAGGGCCGGCATCGATGGACATACGCATCCCTTTCTGTCATCGGGCTTCGGTCACCGGATCGGACCGAGGCCCACAGGGGTGCCCGACAACGCGACGGCGGGGGGCTGGACGCTGCGGGGCTCCGGGAAGACCCGGATATCCACGCATGCTAGGAGCCGCCGGAGGGCCGATCGCCGCCGAAAGCCCCGATTCATCAGGCTTTAACGCCCCGAAGCCAACCTCTTACCTGCGGGTTACCTGCGGGCTTACGGACGGACGCGAATCCGTAACAGACCCCCGTGGGCAGGGCTGCCCGGCCCGGCGGCCCGCCCTCAGCCTCACTCCTCGATCTTCGGCAGTTCCGAGGTCTGCAACGACGCGTCCGGATCGATCCAGCCCTCCCCGTCGGGCCGTTCGGCCGGGCGGGCGAGGATCGGGATCACCCGTGGCCAGACGCCCATCGCGCGATCCTCGGCCAGCCGGTCGGCGGTCCGGAGCCGTTCCTCGGCCTCCAGTTCGCTGATGATCTGGTGCAGCACTCCGAGGATCGACCCCCGCAGCAGCCACAGCCCCTGTTCCCGGGCCGGGTCGACGGTCATCAGGTCGGTCAGCATCGCCCGGGCCTCCCCCACCTGGGCCAACGCCTCATCGAGTTCTCGTTCGGCGGCGGCGCCCGCGTGGGTGATCGCGGCCGTCGGGGTCCGCCGATCGGGCCGCCCACCCTCCACCTCGGCCTCGACGAACTGGCCGTAAGCCGCGATCGCCTCGGCAAGGATCTCCAGCACCCAGGCGAACGCGGGCCGGACGTCCTCGCCGTACCCGTCGTCGGGGGTCTCCCGCACCGGCGCCTCCATCGTCACCACGTGCAGCAGGTTGCGGATGTCGAGGACGATCCGCTCCATCGTCCCGGCGCCGAGTTCCAGCACCGGCCCCACATCGGTGGTGCCCAGCGCCCGGGCGTTCATCCGCCGCGCCTCCCGCGCCTCGGTCACCGCCGACCCGGCCCGGGCCACCTGCCCGCTCAGTGACCGGGCATCGGCCAGCCAGGACGCCGCCCGGGCCTGGGTGATCGGCTCGGACCGCATCGACTCGGCGACCCGGGTCAGCAGGTTGGCGGTGCCGCCGGCCGCCCGCCGGACCAGTCGCGCGGCCAGTCGGGAGGGCACCGGCGAGGGCAGCACGACGACGAAGAGGAAGCCGATCGCCGCCCCGATCAGGGTGGTGAGGATCCGGTTCTGCACCGCGACCTCTTGCCCCTGCACCGCGAGGATCAGCATCGCGCTGATCGGTGTCTCCAGGGACTGCTCGCCGAGGTGGAAGACCTTCGCCGAGCCGAGCGACAGCGCCACCACGATCGCCAGGCTCCACCAGGACAGCCCGACGAACTGGGAGACCAGCACGGCGAGCATCACCCCGGTGACCACCGCACCGATCCGTACGACCATGCTGCGCAGGGTGCCCAGGTTGGTGCCCTGGACGACCAGCAGGGCAGTCAGCGGGCCGGTCAGGTCCGGCGGGCCCTGCACGATCGGCATGCTTGCCAGGTAGGCGATCACGGTGGCGGTGGTCAGCCGCAGGATCCACACCGCGGTCGGACGCAGGCGTGCGGGCACGTCGCGCCAGTGGCGCGGGTGTGAGGGCCACAACCGTGCCAGCAGCGACCATCCGAGTGCGCCCAGCCGGGACATACAGCCAGCGTAGTGGGCCCCGTCGACTCGGAGCCAACCCGGGGACCCACGGAACGACGCGGGATGGCACGCGCCAAAGGATCTGTCCGGGAGGCCCTCCGTGACCCGTGACCCGTCATCGCGCGGCACCGACAGTGGGCTCGATCACCTCGACAACTTCTACGGAAGCGGTAGTACTCACATACCCCGACGGGTATCCTGACCGCATGAGACGGCTCCTCATCCTCGGTGCCGGTACCGCCGGCACCATGCTCGCCAACATCCTCCGTCGCGAGCTCACCGAAGACTGGGCGATCACCGTGGTCGACAAGGACGACGACCACCCGTACCAACCCGGTTACCTCTTCATCCCGTTCGGCACCTCCACGCCCGAGCGGATCGTCAAGCCACGGACCCGGTTCCTCCCCCGGGGGGTGGACTTCATCCAGTCGGGCATCCGCACGGTCCGGGCCGACGACGACCAGGTCGACCTCGAGGACGGCCGGGTGCTGGCGTACGACTGGCTGCTGATCGCCACCGGCACGGTGCCGCGGCCCGACCTCACCCCGGGGATGGCCGACGGCCCGCTCTGGTACAGGAAGATCTTCGACTTCTACACCCTGGAGGGCGCCACCCGGCTGCACGACGCCCTCGAGGCGTTCCAGGGCGGCAAGATCCTGGTGCAGCTCACCGACATGCCGATCAAATGCCCGGTGGCGCCGCTGGAGTTCGTCTTCCTGCTGGAGGACTACTTCCGCAAGCGCCGGATCCGCCACAAGGTCGACATCACCTACGTCACCCCGCTGGACGGGGCCTTCACCAAACCGGTCGCGTCCCGGGAGCTGGGCAACCTGCTCACCGACCGCTCGATCCGCCAGGCCACCGATTTCGCCGTGGAGCGGATCGACAACGACCGGCAGGTGATCGTCTCGTACGACGGCCGGGAACTGCCCTTCGACCTGCTGGTCACCATCCCGCTGCACACCGGCCAGCAGTACGTGTTCGACTCCGGCCTCGGCGACGACGCCGGCTTCGTCCCGGTCGACAAGCAGACCCTGCGGTCCACCGCGTACGACAACATCTTCGTGCTCGGCGACGCCAGCAACATCCCGACCTCGAAGGCGGGGGCGGTGGCGCACTTCGCGGTCGAGACGTTCGTCCCCAACTTCCTGGCACTGATCGACGGCAAGCCGATGCCGAACCGCTTCGACGGGCACGCGAACTGCTTCGTCGAGTCCGGCCGCGGCCAGGCGCTGCTGCTCGACTTCAACTACGACACCCAGCCGCTGACCGGCACCTTCCCGCTGCCGGGCGTCGGCCCGCTGAAGCTGCTCGGCCGCTCCCGGATGAACCACCTGGGCAAGCTCGCCTTCGAGCAGATCTACTGGAAACTGCTGCTGCCCGGGCACCGGCTGCCCGTCCCGACCCTGATGTCCATGGCCGGCAAGCACGAGGAGGATTGACGTGCCCACCAACACCCTCAACGACCGTACGTTCCAGGTGAACGACGAGGGCTTCTTCACCAATCGCGACGAGTGGAGCGAGGACCTGGCCACCGACCTGGCCGCGCTCATCGGCATCGAGATGGACGAGGCGCACTGGGCGCCGATCCGCTTCATGCGCGAGGACTCCGCGACGTCCGGCGTCACCCCCACCCTGCGCCGGATGCAGACCGTGGGCGGCTTCGACATCAAGGAGCTCTACCTCCTCTACCCCGGCAAGCCGGCCAAGAAGATGGCCTGGATCGCCGGCCTGCCCAAGCCCGTCGGCTGCGTCTAGTCGGCACCATCCCGTCGACCACGATCGACCGACGGATCAGGAGAACATCATGACCACCACGGAAGCACGCACCGCTCCCGCCCGGATCCCCGACGGATTCATCATGCCGGACTTCGGCCGCGTCCCCGCCCCGGCCGGCGCGGCCACCGGTCCGGCCGGCACCACCGCACCCGCCGAGGCGTACGCCGCCGGCACCCCCACCTACACCGGGCCGCGCAAGATCGCGTTCATCTGTTCCAAGGGCAACCTGGACATGGCCTACCCCGCGCTGATCATGGGCAACGCCGCGCTCAGCGAGGGCTGTGAGGTGCACATCTTCTTCACCTTCTGGGGCCTCGACATGGTCAACCAGAAGACCAACAAGAAGCTGCAGTTCACCATCTCCGGCAACACGGCGATGCACATGCCGGCGCTGGGCAACCTGAGGCCGGGACTGGAGCATGTCTCGCTGCCCCAGCAGCTCGGCGGGCTGCCGGGGATGAGCGCGTACGCCACCCGCTACTTCAAGAAGGAGATGGCCGAGCTCGACATCCCCGACGTCCCGGAGTTCCTCGACCTGATGGCCGCCCAGGGCGCCCACATGTACGCCTGCCGGTTGACCTTCGACATGATGAAGCTGCTCGAGGCGGATCTGCACCCGGCCGTCGAGGGCGTCATCTCGGCCTCCGACTTCATCGTGATCAGCGAGGGGGCGCAGGTCATCTTCATCTGAACCGGGGTCTCTCCGGCCGGGCCGGCCTGCTCCGACGGCGTCCGGCGCAGGCCTTGTCCCGGACGCACCGCCCTGTTCCGGGCGTACTGCTCCCACGCCGGGCACCGGCCCACGCCGGACACGGGCTCAGCCGAACGGGCGGCTCACCCGAACGGGCGGCTCACCCGAACGGGCGGCTCACTCACTCCGGCCGTACGGTCATCGCCAGCACGTCCAGCGCCTCGTCCAGCTGCTGCTCGGTCAGCAGGCCCTGCTCGACGAAGCCCTGCTCCAGCACGACCTGGCGGATCGTCTTGTTCTCCTTCAGCGAGGTCTTGGCGACCTTCGCGGCGTTCTCGTAGCCGATATAGCGGTTCAACGGGGTGACGATCGAGGCGGACGACTCGGCGTACGTCCGGCAGCGGTCGATGTCAGCGACGATCCCGGCGACCGTACGATCCGCGAACAGCCGTGACACGTTGGCCAGCAGCCGGATCGACTGGAGCAGGTTGTTGCCCATCATCGGGATCATCACGTTGAGCTCGAAGACGCCGGTGGTGCCGGCGTACGCCACCGCCGCGTCGTTGCCGATCACCTGGCCGCCGACCTGGATCATCGCCTCGCAGAGCACCGGGTTGACCTTGCCGGGCATGATCGACGAGCCGGGTTGCAGGTCGGGCAGGTGGATCTCCGCCAGGCCGGCGCGCGGGCCGGATCCCATCCAGCGGATGTCGTTGGCGATCTTGATCAGCGACACCGCGATCGTCCGCAACATCCCGGACGCCTCGACCAGCGCGTCGCGCGCCGACTGGGCCTCGAAGTGGTTGCGGGCCTCGCTCAGCGGCAGGTCGGTCTCCCGGGCCAGCTCGGTGATCACCTTCTGGGCGAAGCCGGGGCGGGTGTTGATCCCGGTGCCGACCGCGGTGCCGCCCAGCGGCAGTTCGGCGACCCGGTCCAGGCAGGCCCAGATCCGTTCGATGCCGAGGTTGATCTGGGTGGCGTAGCCGCCGAACTCCTGGCCGAGCGTCACCGGGGTGGCGTCCATCAGGTGCGTACGCCCCGACTTCACCACGGTGGTGAACTCCTCGGCCTTGCCCGACAGCACCGTCGCCAGGTGCTGCAGCGCCGGGTAGAGCTGGTGCTTCAGGGCCCACGCGACGGCCACGTGCACCGCGGTGGGGAAGACGTCGTTCGACGACTGGGAGGCGTTGACGTGGTCGTTGGGGTGCACCCGCGTGCCCAGCCGGTGCGAGGCCAGGGTGGCCAGTACCTCGTTGGTGTTCATGTTGGAGGACGTGCCCGACCCGGTCTGGAAGACGTCGACGGGGAACTCGCCGAGGTGGTCCCCGGCGATGATCTCGTCCGCGGCGTCCCGGATCGCCAGCGCGGTGTCGGGGTCGAGGACCCCCAGGGAGCGATTGGCGCCGGCCGCCGCCTTCTTGACCCGGGCGAGGGCGACGATGAGAGCGGGTTCGAGGGTGCTGCCGGAGATCGGGAAGTTCTCGACGGCGCGCTGGGTCTGGGCCTGGTAGAGCGCCCGGGCGGGCACCTTCACCTCGCCCATGGTGTCGTGTTCGATGCGGTAGTCATCGGTGTCACTCATGGCACCAGTCTCTCCCCTGGTCCCTCGGCCGCATCCCCCGGCCCGTACGACCCCTCCTGCGGCGCCTGGCCTCCTAGACTGGGGCCATGTCCGAAGGCACCGCCGCTTCCCGTCCCGTCGTCGTGGGTTACGACTCCTCCGAGATGGCCTGCCGGGCGGTGATGTGGGCCGCCGGCACGGCCGATCGGCTGGGGCTGCCGCTGACGGTGGTGTCGGCCCGCGAGAACGAGGCGGCGCCGACCCGCAGCGCCGAGGCGGTGCAGCGGGTGCACGAGACCCACCCCGAGCTGCCGGT encodes:
- a CDS encoding CE1759 family FMN reductase, translated to MTRRLAVVSAGVGTPSSTRLLADRITDAVRSQVGARGEDVHVDVIEVRELAAALATMTTAGGLPIAEVERAQEIVRHADGVVAVTPVFSASYAGLFKMFWDTFDPDDLDSVPILIGATAGTPRHSLVLDHALRPLFTYFRMRVVPTGVFAATEDFGAGAGGDQLARRIGRAAVELAALMVATPDAVEGFVPTGRPDRGDGFNVTSITPFTRLLAGHDGD
- a CDS encoding FeoA family protein, with the translated sequence MSEITLTLSRRRVDRPAVIDAGAPSGHTGPGHALRGMQELHEGEQAAIVRVCDGSDAACARRLFDLGFAPGASVVKVRRAPFGGPAVYRIADYEIALRPEQARTILVGTESSEPVQPGAYATRSFAA
- the feoB gene encoding ferrous iron transporter B translates to MGSPNSGKSTLFNALSGLHAKTGNYPGVTVTRYEGLTQTPAGPVIVEDLPGAYSLDPISPDEQVVDEVLDPDCDRPTSPDAVLATVDATTLRRSLGLIAQVLTIGLPTTVVVTFTDELARRHGRLDLVALERALGVPVRGIAAGDPRAVGELREHLTHARHWPRPVIPPPTDPDEVSGWISSVLASAGYRVPDLDTRSQKIDAVLLHPVWGTIVFFVTMFLFFQVIFTVAAPLQDLVQSFFDWLAGLVQTYVPDSWLTGLLSQGIIGGVGSVLVFLPQIALLFIVISLLEGTGYMSRAAFLMDRVMARAGLEGRAFVALLSSLACAIPGIMATRSLPSAKDRLATMLSAPLMTCSARLPVYVMLISLMVPADVRFGPIGAQGGVMFLLYLGGAIASMGTAWFFSRVTGRRQGQLPFYMEMPPYRLPRLATVFHAVWDACAAFLRKMTTIILGATIVLWLLLNLPTPSAAQLQQAGIDPADSGAVATYTLDHSAAGAIGHAIEPVFEPLGFDWRINIGVISSLSARETFVATMGQVAAASDPENPGTALETMTVDHGPRAGEKLFTPPVVGSLMVFFMFALQCIATMAVMRRETGTWKWPLIAWVYMFGLAWVMSFLTHLVLGAVL
- a CDS encoding NifU family protein, producing MSPSPAAPTVAVHPEATADPRTIRWVVPAGTFDFVGAPRVVPGALQALLDDGSLSAIAVEPAAVLTTAGVGNPLADPAGPDPTTDTSETWHTLGGPVRRALLAALADPTDWQAASSLDALPGAVLAAAVEQIIAGEVGAYVRSHGGSAQLVRVEGSVATIALDGACSGCPARGATLGLRFGRAVEALCPGAEVVLEENGVPLLLRWGRR
- a CDS encoding ATP-binding protein produces the protein MEASQLGAIIADLRRFGAEVTQVEAKRATGGVPKSLAETLVSFSNSNGGTIILGLDEASGFHSVGLADPGTIATAVESLCRNSITPPLTPVLDILSLEGVSLVAVQVPELLKALKPAYITAKGMNRGAYVRVGEGDHRLTDQEVQQLVADRGQPRFDCEPVDGATMDDLDPESISGYVRRLRERSPKIFGDAGIPVVLSMTGVLEPQPGIRPTIGGLLALGRYPQQFFPQLNLTFVHYPSTEGPSGSVRFLDNVTIDGSIPLMLTEAMAAIARNMTRRALVAGAGRKDLWEYPLEALREAIANALVHRDLSPGSRGNQVQIEMFPNHLKISNSGGLFGAVTLEELGTEGRSSSRNATLMKVLEDVTIPDTDQRICENRGSGIREILAALRGAGMSPPNFRDRITSFEVDFPNHTLLDEETLTWLRQLGREQLRESQGTALAIMRRGEIMDNTRYRAATGITDSRVATFELQDLVARELVTQSGTRGGARYSLSPYAEDAGRPGTRKPRPNRRAQISEYLSLTGEASKTEISSSLNLNPKTVEHWLRQMKAEGSIEPTSPGRGNRSTKYRISSRNYQVELPISSSRP
- a CDS encoding amino acid permease, whose translation is MSIDAGPGTRAVSGVTYQKADADYFDKRRLQRTAGLAGLWGIGVAAVISGNFSGWNGGIATAGWGGFAIATVVIVVMYVMMIESISEMASAMPHTGGAYSFARAAMGPWGGFVTGLAETIEYVMTTGVVIFFSAQYADAIMAELTGGFSLIGMGLSWVWWLVLYVVFVLLNAAGASASFRFAVVVAIMSVAILVVYAAMAVFSGKADFSTLWDITPQAGGSVFLPFGVGAVFFAMPFAMWLFLGIEELPLAAEEAHDPQRDIPRAGRGGMLTLVITGAIVLFLNPAVLGSSATGSSLEPLLDGFRAIMPGNVAAILSAFALIGLLASVQGIMFAYGRNMYSLSRAGYYPKFLSLTGERQTPYLALIVGALIGFVSLFVVGYGSEQAGSVVLNIAVWGAVLSYLLQMASFVILRRRFPDALRPHTSPFGIAGAVVAGVIALAIFVGVLLNPAYTAAIYTVVVVYVAALVLFAVFGRKQLVLSPEEEYAITGGLHGDPEKEGYGDDEFFENPDDDVSVTVR